The Dendropsophus ebraccatus isolate aDenEbr1 chromosome 3, aDenEbr1.pat, whole genome shotgun sequence genomic interval cacatgggtcgtacaaaggaggagtgctagccaaaatgaaaaaagggacagaatacataaaatacgcacaagccaaaaagacagaaatggctgcacatctgtGCCTGAGGGGTTCAgacctgtgacattggggttgcagggccattccatggccccccttctctgcttgtgcacgctttgccgggattgtggtcgctgaccggcacggtgatgttttttggttagggactcatgtgtatcagaagacctgcaagtggtacatgaggcaatatggtttgctcaaattatatactaacttctgatgttggttttttaatatagctgaacaagctttcgtgtcaaccatgggtgcgatgtgcagcaatTTTGGTCTTTTTGGCATATAGATTTAATGTATCTAGATCACAGGTCCATGACCTCATCACCTTTACATACCCTATAACACCgtacgtttttttttcttcatagcaTAGCTGTCGTTCCAGGTGACTTCTCAGAAATAGCcatcctgtgtgtatgtatgaggaaTGGCACCATCTTTGACCATTATATAACCTGTATATTCTATTTCTCAGCAGTTTACCCCTCACTTAAATCACTGTTTTGACGTTATTGAAGAGTTAGTGGGTATAGAGTAGCTGCTATcacctcccatacactgcacacacaaagGAGATCTTGCACCTCTATCTCTATAGAAcctgcagcagcatggaggaccttatagagcagtctaagctgtgacTCCAGCCCTTGGGTAAGAGCTTATACAATAAGCTCCAATATCCTCTCTTGAGCCATTGTTTCCCCATAGACTAATTTAGGAAAAATGTAGTGATGCTATAGTTTGTAATCTTCCATAGTAAAAGACAAGTGACAATTcacatttacatattttattgacttttttcctttttttagtgtatttttacttttttgttgaCGGGAGGGGACAACCAATGTGCATGGTGTTTGGATCAGCTGAGAGAAATGGCGTCTTTATTATGCGCATGATTCTGGTTTCATGAGAGATTGGGCTCTGATGGTGTTGAAGATGCCGGTTACAATTTGTCCAAGAAGTTATCTAGGGCCGGGACTCCTTCCTTCAAGCCTTTACGTTTCCGGGTTTCAGCCACCACTTGGCATGGGCGAGTAGTGGTGTCGAAAGGATCTCCGGGCAGGATCTGCCAGTGGTCgaatacacactgagggaaggcCTGACCTCCGGTGTTGGACCTCAGGTCAGCAGTGAAACCTGTCAGGTCAGACACATCATCAGTAATGGAATGCAATGTTACAAGTCCCTTCAATAACCATGGCCAGTCCtgcagctgctccaaaactacaacccaCTGGCAAGGCTTGCTCAAGGCTGTGGTTTCGCAAGAGTTGCAGGTCCAAAGATTGCATACTTGCATGTACACCTAGTTTACCTAATGGATCTTTGCTAAAAGGGAGGTGACAGATCTCAGTTGCTATTGTCCTACTAACATACTTGAGCTCCCTATGCTTTAAGCCAGGGCCACATGGGAGCTCTGGCCGCAGGTCACAAGTTCACGACTGCTGCAGCCTATAAGTTGATCTCAATAGGATAACCTAAAAATCTCACGTCTATGGTTCCCAGCTCTCTACTACAAAGGGCTACAATATTCAAGAGCAGCCAAATCCCTCATAAGAGTCTTTACTGGACATGCCCATAAAGCGGCTGAACCGGAATCATATCTGGTCAGCATCCCAATACTTTTGGTGCTTCATCTACAGAACTTCCTTGTGCTAGGCCAAAGTGTCTGGAAGACCTTACCGAAGGATTCATTGACAGGGAGATAGGCTTTCACGACAAACATGGGGGTTCCGGCCACTTGAGCTTCTTCAAAGACGTGTCCTCGTTTCCTGTTCAGCACGCCGTAGATGCCGCCTACCACCTGCTCTGGGCACTGCGTGAATCAAAGGAATGAGATGGTAAACTCTATGGTGAATGAGATGGTAAACTCTATGGTACAGTGAACAGTCAGTATAAGAGGAAATACTGGACTGTCTTTTCTATTACATCTGTGACCTACCTGAATCTCCACCAGATAGATGGGCTCCATTAGCCTGGGTTGGGCTGTGAGGGCGGCCGCGTACAGAACCCTCCTAGCGGTAGGAATGATCTGTCCACCTCCACGATGAATTGCGTCAGCATGGAGTGTGACGTCATGGATGTCAAACCTGGCACCTCTCAAGTTCTCCTCACATAGGACTCCCTGCATAGACATATTCATTAGATTCAACATAAAGTCAAATCCTATACATCAGCATTGTAGGCAGAGAAGACATACTAATAGGCATGTCTGCCATCAATTTAAGGTGTCTGAATGTTACATAAATATAATACATGCCTCCTTGGTGGCCCACTGGAACCCAGCCACAACGCTGTCCTTGATCTCATTGAGGTACTGGACTCCCTTTGTGACGTCAACCAAGATGTTGGGCCCTGTTCCATCAGGTCCAAAACACCAGATCTTTCTGGCCTCTGCCACATCCCACTCGTACTTCTCTGCCAGGTAGCGGGCACGCTGCTTCAGCTCCTGCCTGGAACTAACGTCTCCCTTGTCAATGTCTTCTGCCAGGCCATCAGGGAATGGTCGGGCCTTCATGTACAGACGGTTGTGCTTGTTGGGGGATTTGGACAAGCAGAGTTGGTTGGATTCCTCACTCACAGTCTCTCTGTATGACACAACGGGGTCCGATTTCTTAGAGAAAGAGAACATAGCATTGGTGATGGGAGAATATgtggaaggacagacagacaatttcctggagtacccctttaggcatcTGTCTACTGaacagaaaatatagtagaacACCTTATCTAGCGTTagaacacggccactttcttccagagacagcaccactcgtctccagtttgggtgcaggttttgcaactctgttccattaaagtgaatggagcttaattggaacccacacctgaactggagacaagattggtgctgtctctctaagaaagtggccatgtttttgtagcactggataacccctttaagcacatgcTGGAGGAGGGACCACATATGAAGGAATTAGACCAGACCTTATCTGCAGCAATGGCCGACATCTTACCTTGATGGGGATGCATGCGTGATCTTCTTCAAGGTCTTTAAGGCAGATTTCTAGATGCAACTCCCCTGCACCTGCAATGATGTGTTCGCCTGACTCTTCAATAATAcactaaaaacaaagaaaaaaaaagctgcttaATCTGCTCTTTACTTGATACTGCTGGCATGACAATCTGACATCGCCCTCTATCCCATTGAGTCCGACATTGTATATGACAAGTAGAAGAATACACTCTCCACTTTACCTGAACCATAGGATCAGACTTGGCCAAGCGCTTCAAGCCCTCCACCAGTTTCGGTAGGTCTGCGGGATTCTTTGCCTCCACAGCGACACGTACGACAGGGCTAACGCTGAACTTCATCACTCTCATGTTGTGAGCATGCTCAAAGGTGGTGATTGTTCCAGTCTTCACCAGGAACTGGTCAACACCAACGAGACCGACTATGTTGCCGCAAGGCACATCCTCAATGGGCTCTACGTAACGCCCCATCATAAGGATAGTCCTACAAGGTAAGATGAGGGACAAGTCAGCTACCTTGTGCTGCTCATGTTCCAATGACTTCTCTGGTGAGATGAATGAGATAAAGAAGCGGGGCACTTACCTCTGAATAGGCTTCAAGTAGAGATCTTCCTTCTTCCCTGGAGTGTAGTTGGGTCCCATTATCCGTACTTTCTGTCCGGTTGACACAATTCCAGAGAAGACACGACCAAAGGCATAGAAACGTCCCTTATCGGATGTGGGCACCATCTTGGAGATGTACATCATCAAGGGGCCTTTGGGGTCACAGTTTTTCACACCTAAGCAGATACAATACACAAAAATGGCGCTGTCAAGATCCTGTGGAAGGAGATCAACTTCTAGTCTATGCTGACTGCAGGTAACACAAATTGTCGGCCTATTCAGTGATcttacatggccactttcagagcctctcctgtcctcagtgtgggtgtTTTGCTGTTCAGTCCTATTGCAGTAAATGGCGCTGAATTGTAAtgtcacacacaacctaaggacaggggtggtgctgtttttgaaaaaagtagctgttttttttctaattttggataacctctttaaaccaTTCCGAAATACAGTAACCCTGGAAGTATTTTGGTGAGATCCCTACagtttaaccccctagatgcagAAATCGAAAGCAACCGCATTTGGtacgtttttttttccctttgctgGTGGTTTTGATTTATCGTGAGACACAAGGTTTCTTTTTACTGCATAAATGTAAAATTTTATGAGGCCATTATGAGACACCAAACCTCAGCTGCAGAAAGACATGATTGTTTAGTGTCCTAAAATATAGTTCCTTAGggcattaacccatagctgcaccaggacgttactgaacgtccttgtgccgctatgggagttcagaggggggtcgtgcggcgacccccctctgaactgccgcgatcccgggtgccgcatgtagcccgggatcgcggctattagcgggcacggtccgatcgccgtgcccgctaattaagtacttagaagcagctgtcaaagttgacagctgcttctaaatacttgctcatctccatccctggtggtctagtggggggaaatcgcccccctgcggtgcgattgcgggggggcgatcctcgcatccatcccgggccggggtctgcgccgtaatggcgctgatcccggctcggcattctattgcttttggctgcagcagccaaaagcaatagaacaccgatctcatggattcatgcagtataactatactacatggatctctatgagagaccagagtgcatatactagaagtcccccaaggggaataaccctaaccccaggggggcttctagtatatgtgtaaagtaaaagaaaaatgtatttttaataacacaaaatcccctcccctaataaaagtctgaatcacccccctttccccattttataaataaaaataaataaacaaacatgtttgctatcgccgcgtgcgtaatcgcccgaactattaatcacattactgatctcacacggtaaacggcgtcagcgcaaaaaaatcccaaagtgcaaaattgcgcatttttggtcgcatcaaatccagaataattgtaataaaaagcgatcaaaaagtcgtatatgcgcaatcaaggtaccaatagaaagatcacatcatggtgcaaaaaatgacacctcacacagacccatagaccaaaggataaaagcgctataagcctgggaatggagcgattttaaggaacatatattttctttaaaaggttttaattttttacaagccatcaaatcaaataaaagttatacatgttacatattgttgtaatcgtaacaacttaaggaacatatataacgagtcagttttaccccagggcgaacggagtaaaaacaaccccccccccccccccccccaaataaaaaaaaaaaaaacatttttttttcaatttcaccacacatataatttttttctggtttcccggcacattttaggcaaaaattacatctgccatagcaaagtacaattagttgcgcaaaaaataagggctcatttgggtctctaggtggaaaaatgcaggcgctatggccttatatacacgaggagggaaaaacgaaaacgcaaaaatgaaaactggctgtgtcccctaagggttaaaggggtactctgactttttattttgctttcaaaccaactggtgtcaaatTATACAGAGATctaatttactaaaaaaaaattatctaattaattaaaaaatatccagttttataagtactcatcagctgctgtatgtcctgcaggaagtggtgtactctttccagtctgacacagtgctctctgcggacacctctgtccatgtcaggaactgtccagatcagcagcaaatcaaCATAGAAattctcttctgctctggacagttcctgacatggaaagaggtggcagcagagagcatcccGTCaaaagtggaaagaatacaccacttcctgcagcacatataccagctgataagtactggaagactggagattttttagagagaagttacaaatctatataactttctcaaac includes:
- the LOC138786324 gene encoding elongation factor 2-like isoform X1; this encodes MVNFTVDQIRAIMDKKSNIRNMSVIAHVDHGKSTLTDSLVCKAGIIASARAGETRFTDTRKDEQERCITIKSTAISMYYELSDNDLAFIKQCKDGSGFLINLIDSPGHVDFSSEVTAALRVTDGALVVVDCVSGVCVQTETVLRQAIAERIKPVLMMNKMDRALLELQLEPEELYLTFQRIVENVNVIISTYGEGETGPMGNIMIDPVIGTVGFGSGLHGWAFTLKQFAEMYVAKFAKGDKAQLPPAERAKKVEDMMKKLWGDKYFDPANGKFSKSATSPDGKKLPRTFSQLILDPIFKIFDAIMNFKKEETAKLIEKLDIKLDAEDRDKEGKQLLKAVMRRWLPAGEALLQMITIHLPSPVTAQKYRCELLYEGPPDDEAAMGVKNCDPKGPLMMYISKMVPTSDKGRFYAFGRVFSGIVSTGQKVRIMGPNYTPGKKEDLYLKPIQRTILMMGRYVEPIEDVPCGNIVGLVGVDQFLVKTGTITTFEHAHNMRVMKFSVSPVVRVAVEAKNPADLPKLVEGLKRLAKSDPMVQCIIEESGEHIIAGAGELHLEICLKDLEEDHACIPIKKSDPVVSYRETVSEESNQLCLSKSPNKHNRLYMKARPFPDGLAEDIDKGDVSSRQELKQRARYLAEKYEWDVAEARKIWCFGPDGTGPNILVDVTKGVQYLNEIKDSVVAGFQWATKEGVLCEENLRGARFDIHDVTLHADAIHRGGGQIIPTARRVLYAAALTAQPRLMEPIYLVEIQCPEQVVGGIYGVLNRKRGHVFEEAQVAGTPMFVVKAYLPVNESFGFTADLRSNTGGQAFPQCVFDHWQILPGDPFDTTTRPCQVVAETRKRKGLKEGVPALDNFLDKL
- the LOC138786324 gene encoding elongation factor 2-like isoform X2; translation: MVNFTVDQIRAIMDKKSNIRNMSVIAHVDHGKSTLTDSLVCKAGIIASARAGETRFTDTRKDEQERCITIKSTAISMYYELSDNDLAFIKQCKDGSGFLINLIDSPGHVDFSSEVTAALRVTDGALVVVDCVSGVCVQTETVLRQAIAERIKPVLMMNKMDRALLELQLEPEELYLTFQRIVENVNVIISTYGEGETGPMGNIMIDPVIGTVGFGSGLHGWAFTLKQFAEMYVAKFAKGDKAQLPPAERAKKVEDMMKKLWGDKYFDPANGKFSKSATSPDGKKLPRTFSQLILDPIFKIFDAIMNFKKEETAKLIEKLDIKLDAEDRDKEGKQLLKAVMRRWLPAGEALLQMITIHLPSPVTAQKYRCELLYEGPPDDEAAMGVKNCDPKGPLMMYISKMVPTSDKGRFYAFGRVFSGIVSTGQKVRIMGPNYTPGKKEDLYLKPIQRTILMMGRYVEPIEDVPCGNIVGLVGVDQFLVKTGTITTFEHAHNMRVMKFSVSPVVRVAVEAKNPADLPKLVEGLKRLAKSDPMVQCIIEESGEHIIAGAGELHLEICLKDLEEDHACIPIKKSDPVVSYRETVSEESNQLCLSKSPNKHNRLYMKARPFPDGLAEDIDKGDVSSRQELKQRARYLAEKYEWDVAEARKIWCFGPDGTGPNILVDVTKGVQYLNEIKDSVVAGFQWATKEAFLCEENLRGARFDIHDVTLHADAIHRGGGQIIPTARRVLYAAALTAQPRLMEPIYLVEIQCPEQVVGGIYGVLNRKRGHVFEEAQVAGTPMFVVKAYLPVNESFGFTADLRSNTGGQAFPQCVFDHWQILPGDPFDTTTRPCQVVAETRKRKGLKEGVPALDNFLDKL